A genomic window from Rhizobiaceae bacterium includes:
- a CDS encoding extracellular solute-binding protein produces the protein MSIFRKFSLACATLLAFGGLTAAAYAEDTVESIYEAAKKEGKVVLWTAHDPEFHALVAAEFAKQFPGIEVESFKIQPAPAIERAITEQQAGKLSVDIIDHSNVSYIPLLNDRGLTEPYDWVKVFNADPDRVLFDGRALLIGQYDYPIVYNTDLVKPEEITSWDSLLDPKWKGKIVLEARGFNFQILAQEWGEEKTLDYVKKLMANEPIISKGGGPTRDAVASGQAYIAVGAQGSLSDRMASQGAPLAWARVGPIPAALIATIPIKGAPHPNAAKLYAYFWTTKVGQQIYYDWEKSGILTGSTPTERGREMQDKGIQIVVESTDIERGRDLLKKMSQAIGGLQQ, from the coding sequence ATGAGTATCTTTCGAAAATTTAGTCTGGCATGTGCCACTTTGTTGGCATTCGGCGGTCTTACAGCCGCCGCATATGCCGAGGACACCGTGGAGAGCATTTACGAGGCGGCCAAGAAGGAAGGAAAGGTTGTTCTCTGGACAGCACACGACCCGGAATTCCACGCTTTGGTGGCCGCAGAGTTCGCGAAGCAATTCCCCGGGATTGAGGTCGAATCCTTCAAGATTCAGCCCGCTCCCGCGATTGAGCGCGCGATCACTGAGCAGCAGGCTGGCAAGTTGTCAGTCGATATCATCGACCACAGCAACGTTTCCTATATCCCGCTCCTTAACGACCGCGGCCTGACCGAGCCTTACGACTGGGTGAAAGTCTTCAACGCTGATCCAGATCGTGTCCTTTTCGATGGCCGGGCGTTGTTGATCGGCCAATACGACTATCCGATCGTGTACAACACCGATCTCGTGAAGCCCGAGGAGATAACTTCCTGGGATTCGTTGCTGGACCCAAAATGGAAAGGCAAGATCGTGCTGGAAGCTCGCGGTTTCAACTTCCAGATCCTCGCCCAGGAATGGGGTGAGGAAAAGACGCTGGACTATGTCAAGAAGCTGATGGCCAACGAGCCCATCATTTCAAAGGGCGGAGGTCCGACGCGTGATGCTGTTGCTTCCGGTCAGGCCTATATCGCTGTCGGCGCGCAGGGCAGCCTGAGCGACAGGATGGCCAGCCAGGGCGCACCCCTCGCCTGGGCACGCGTCGGGCCGATCCCCGCAGCGTTGATTGCTACAATTCCAATCAAGGGCGCGCCCCACCCAAACGCTGCTAAGCTCTACGCCTATTTCTGGACGACAAAGGTGGGTCAGCAGATCTACTACGATTGGGAAAAGTCCGGAATTCTTACTGGCTCGACGCCCACCGAACGCGGTCGGGAGATGCAGGACAAGGGCATCCAGATCGTGGTCGAATCGACCGACATCGAACGCGGCCGCGACCTTCTGAAGAAGATGAGCCAGGCCATCGGCGGCCTTCAGCAGTAG
- a CDS encoding iron ABC transporter permease, producing MTMSMAAGAAGTGVAASGRSERSLPSLLFIVILAIVVWIVAAPLIMLLYSSFGSDPNKLPFESTSLTLNNYWAVVSGDTFRTVVLNTLIFTVGSTAIGIGVAIYFAWLIERTDIWFRRLFFVAMLIPMVIPSMIYAMSWTQLLAPNNGLVVLAMRRIGLDFLVPNLYSMTAMVLIQGFLLASHAYLLIAISFRNLDPSWEEQSFVAGRRKLQTVLRVTIPMLKPALLAAVLFFTVVSLETFEIPVTLGMTSKIQVASTYIYWNTRPEGGQLPNYGLSSALAVMLLAVTFALISVYHWQTRNPRNFTSITGKGFQQRRVRLDAWKLPHTLIATAFLFVAVALPLFMLVWRSLNRFYSPPSLASLSRLNFDAYRAVFADPVLPQILNNTLLLVIGAAGTATVLAAAVAWQIVRGSATPRLRRTLTTLAFLPQSFPSVVVGLSLVFVYISLPFAIYGTLWLLWIGMVTKYLAYSVGMVIAGQRQISPELEEASLISGGGARRTYLRIILPLIAPSLVGCFIWVSVQVIRELGLTLMLYSISTQVISTKIWLQWDAGRIPEASATGVMTIVLLFILLSTIRIGALGLRILKRQVVAASGAARTGWGSAR from the coding sequence ATGACGATGTCCATGGCCGCCGGCGCAGCGGGAACCGGTGTCGCGGCGTCCGGCCGCAGCGAACGATCGCTTCCCAGCCTGCTGTTTATCGTCATCCTCGCGATCGTCGTCTGGATCGTGGCTGCGCCGTTGATCATGCTGCTCTACAGCAGCTTCGGGTCCGATCCCAACAAGCTTCCTTTCGAGTCCACCAGCCTTACGCTGAACAATTACTGGGCGGTCGTTTCAGGCGATACCTTCCGCACGGTTGTTCTCAATACGCTGATCTTCACCGTCGGCTCGACAGCCATAGGCATAGGAGTTGCTATCTATTTCGCTTGGCTGATCGAGAGAACGGACATCTGGTTCCGCCGGCTGTTCTTCGTAGCCATGCTAATTCCGATGGTCATACCGAGCATGATCTATGCGATGTCGTGGACGCAATTGCTCGCGCCGAACAATGGCCTCGTGGTTCTCGCCATGCGGCGCATCGGTCTCGATTTTCTTGTTCCGAACCTCTATTCGATGACCGCGATGGTGCTGATCCAGGGCTTTCTCCTGGCGTCCCACGCCTATCTTCTGATCGCCATATCGTTTCGTAACCTCGATCCGTCCTGGGAAGAGCAGAGCTTCGTGGCCGGCCGGCGGAAGTTGCAGACCGTTTTGCGGGTGACGATCCCGATGCTCAAGCCGGCACTACTGGCAGCCGTACTCTTCTTCACCGTGGTGTCGCTTGAAACCTTCGAGATTCCGGTGACGTTGGGCATGACATCCAAGATTCAGGTCGCAAGCACCTACATCTACTGGAACACCCGTCCCGAAGGCGGCCAGTTGCCGAACTACGGCCTGTCCAGCGCGCTGGCCGTGATGTTGCTAGCGGTTACCTTTGCGCTGATTTCCGTTTATCACTGGCAGACACGTAACCCGCGCAACTTCACGAGCATCACCGGAAAAGGGTTCCAGCAGCGGCGCGTAAGGCTCGATGCATGGAAGTTGCCGCACACCTTGATTGCAACGGCCTTTCTCTTCGTCGCAGTCGCCCTGCCGCTTTTCATGCTGGTATGGCGGAGCCTGAACCGCTTCTACTCGCCGCCGTCTCTTGCGTCCCTTTCCAGGCTGAATTTTGACGCTTACAGGGCCGTTTTCGCGGATCCGGTATTGCCGCAGATTCTGAACAACACGCTCTTGCTGGTTATCGGCGCGGCGGGCACGGCGACCGTGTTGGCTGCGGCAGTTGCGTGGCAGATCGTCAGGGGCTCCGCAACGCCGAGACTTCGCAGGACTTTGACTACGCTCGCTTTTCTTCCGCAGTCCTTTCCAAGCGTCGTAGTCGGACTTTCGCTGGTGTTTGTCTATATCTCTTTGCCGTTTGCAATATACGGAACGCTTTGGCTTCTTTGGATCGGCATGGTCACGAAATACCTGGCCTACTCGGTCGGAATGGTGATCGCGGGCCAGCGCCAGATATCGCCCGAGCTGGAGGAAGCCTCCCTCATATCCGGAGGCGGCGCCCGGCGGACCTATCTGCGGATTATTCTGCCCCTTATCGCGCCGTCCTTGGTGGGCTGCTTTATTTGGGTCTCGGTGCAGGTCATCCGGGAACTTGGGCTGACCCTTATGCTCTATTCCATAAGCACGCAGGTCATCTCGACGAAGATCTGGCTTCAGTGGGATGCCGGACGCATTCCCGAGGCAAGCGCGACCGGCGTCATGACGATCGTCTTGCTGTTTATTCTGCTCTCGACCATTCGGATCGGTGCATTGGGGCTTCGCATATTGAAAAGGCAGGTCGTCGCTGCGAGCGGCGCGGCGAGAACTGGTTGGGGAAGTGCTCGATGA
- a CDS encoding dienelactone hydrolase family protein, whose protein sequence is MNGQIATVDIEYDTGTDLPALGYAAYPEASAPKASILVAPPGPGLNDRTLWRARLLAEQGYFAFAMDPYGGRKQAVGMEEVESLINPLRADPNLLRRKVKAALDTMTARSQVDPGKVAAIGFCFGGLAVLELARSGAPVRATVAFHGLIENKNPDDVHNIKGRVLVCTGADDPLVPPEQVATFESEMRQTKIDWQVQVYGGVRHGFTNRGAQPNEISRYDENAERRSWSAMLDLFTLEFGTPQ, encoded by the coding sequence ATGAATGGACAGATAGCAACGGTTGACATCGAGTACGATACCGGGACGGATTTACCGGCGTTGGGTTATGCGGCTTACCCTGAAGCTTCAGCTCCCAAGGCGTCGATCCTCGTCGCTCCGCCCGGACCCGGTCTGAATGACCGGACGCTTTGGCGGGCGCGGCTGCTCGCCGAGCAGGGCTATTTTGCCTTCGCCATGGATCCTTATGGCGGAAGGAAGCAGGCCGTGGGCATGGAAGAGGTGGAATCGCTGATCAATCCGCTGAGGGCTGATCCGAACCTGCTGCGCCGCAAGGTGAAGGCCGCGCTCGACACCATGACGGCGCGCTCGCAGGTAGACCCGGGCAAGGTCGCGGCCATCGGGTTCTGCTTCGGCGGCCTTGCCGTGCTCGAACTCGCCCGCAGCGGCGCGCCAGTGCGCGCGACCGTGGCGTTTCATGGCCTGATCGAAAACAAGAACCCTGACGATGTTCATAACATCAAGGGCAGGGTGCTGGTCTGCACCGGCGCGGACGATCCCCTCGTTCCGCCGGAACAGGTCGCCACATTCGAAAGCGAAATGCGGCAGACCAAAATCGACTGGCAGGTCCAGGTCTATGGCGGCGTGCGGCACGGCTTCACCAATCGCGGCGCTCAACCCAACGAAATCTCGAGATATGACGAGAACGCCGAGCGGCGATCATGGTCTGCGATGCTGGACCTCTTCACTCTGGAGTTCGGCACGCCGCAATGA
- a CDS encoding CoA transferase has protein sequence MEEPTGHQAALAGLRVVDLSTSVAGQYAARLFADYGADVVLVEPSSGSPIRRQPPFRADGGESLLFWHLNLGKRTATLDIDTAEGMESLKRMTSDADVVLTTDPQLARRLRAANRRLVICATPDFSEDGPYRDWVGSEMVHQALGGLMYMTGRPPAEPLYGFGYRAYYGTGAAAYSATLAALIARKRTGEGEIVTVDVHQTSTSMSQNLVAQFSYNGSYPARGEYPGACDVFSANDGWFVIFCGGRRWRAFCSALGFEDLKVEPLFATPDLLMRNWQEAYRRLAPRFKQMSVDEVVEKIESSGANASRVLSPTEVYACPHLASRNYWQTVQTAEGPRIALGAPFRMEKTPRLAPRHVPGAVGSIDAPEWPVRGAKTVEHAAPVMGGAPLAGKRVLEFTAAWAGPMLGRMLAHLGAEVIKVESLDRMDTWRGVITGGERIRYPDGIEGERPYNRNVWYNSQNHNKLSLDLDLKAPAARDIILGLQADVVISNFRVGVLDRLGIGYADFQKARPDIIFLEMPAYGKGDSPLARASGVGPTMEALAGFTALSGYGDGVPCRSGSAYADPIGALNGLSAVMTALFAREQGFGGQRVELAQREGLMQYDGEWLLEAIDKGVNPLPQGNSIADAAPHDAFRTQGDENQWIAIAAFDEKQWHSLVTVLGATSLLDDQRFASRAERLLHRSALRAELEKHTIQHDKHELATALQQAKVPAAPVCSGEDVFNDPHLNATGFIFEVDQPEVGIYKYHGLPFDFETSRNAKWKPSPLLGQHNELLLKRLRPARKAGDGQASAQDRESAAQEAMQ, from the coding sequence TTGGAGGAACCCACAGGACATCAGGCAGCTCTGGCGGGGCTTCGGGTCGTCGACCTCAGCACGTCGGTGGCTGGGCAGTACGCTGCGAGGCTGTTCGCGGATTATGGCGCCGACGTCGTTTTGGTCGAGCCGTCGTCCGGGTCGCCAATACGCAGGCAGCCGCCGTTTCGAGCGGATGGCGGAGAGTCATTGCTGTTCTGGCACCTGAACCTCGGCAAGCGCACCGCGACTTTGGACATCGATACCGCAGAGGGCATGGAAAGCCTCAAGCGGATGACTTCGGATGCGGATGTGGTCTTGACAACCGATCCTCAGCTTGCGCGCCGGCTGCGCGCCGCGAACCGTCGTCTCGTTATCTGCGCGACGCCCGATTTTTCCGAGGACGGCCCGTATCGGGACTGGGTCGGATCGGAGATGGTCCACCAGGCGCTGGGCGGGCTGATGTATATGACCGGCCGGCCTCCGGCTGAACCTCTATACGGTTTCGGCTACCGCGCCTACTACGGCACGGGCGCGGCTGCCTATTCCGCCACGCTGGCGGCGCTGATCGCGAGGAAGCGTACTGGCGAAGGAGAGATCGTCACGGTCGATGTCCACCAGACCTCGACCTCGATGTCGCAGAACCTCGTCGCACAGTTCTCCTACAACGGTTCCTATCCGGCGCGCGGCGAGTATCCCGGCGCCTGCGACGTATTTTCGGCGAACGACGGATGGTTCGTCATTTTCTGCGGCGGGCGCCGTTGGCGCGCATTCTGTTCGGCTCTCGGTTTCGAGGACCTCAAGGTCGAGCCGCTGTTCGCGACGCCCGACCTCTTGATGCGCAACTGGCAGGAGGCATACCGGCGGCTCGCACCGCGCTTCAAGCAGATGAGCGTGGACGAGGTCGTGGAAAAGATCGAGAGTTCGGGCGCGAACGCGTCGCGGGTGCTTTCGCCGACGGAAGTGTATGCCTGCCCGCATCTGGCCTCGCGAAACTATTGGCAGACCGTTCAGACGGCCGAAGGTCCGCGCATCGCGCTGGGTGCTCCCTTCCGCATGGAAAAGACGCCGCGCCTTGCCCCCCGTCATGTTCCGGGTGCGGTCGGATCGATTGATGCGCCGGAATGGCCGGTGCGTGGGGCGAAGACCGTCGAACATGCCGCGCCGGTGATGGGCGGTGCGCCTCTCGCGGGCAAGCGCGTCCTGGAGTTCACCGCCGCCTGGGCCGGACCGATGCTCGGACGGATGCTGGCGCATCTCGGCGCCGAGGTGATCAAGGTCGAGTCGCTGGACCGAATGGATACGTGGCGCGGTGTCATAACCGGCGGCGAGCGCATTCGCTATCCCGACGGCATCGAAGGAGAGCGTCCGTACAACCGCAACGTCTGGTACAACAGCCAGAACCACAACAAGCTCAGTCTCGACCTCGACCTCAAGGCACCCGCGGCGCGCGATATTATCCTCGGCCTGCAAGCCGATGTGGTGATCTCGAATTTCAGGGTGGGTGTGCTTGACCGGCTCGGCATCGGCTATGCCGATTTCCAGAAGGCGCGGCCCGACATCATATTCCTGGAGATGCCGGCCTACGGCAAAGGCGACAGCCCGCTTGCGCGCGCCTCAGGCGTCGGCCCGACCATGGAAGCGCTGGCGGGTTTCACCGCGCTGAGCGGCTATGGCGACGGCGTTCCCTGCCGCAGCGGATCGGCCTATGCCGATCCGATCGGAGCGCTCAACGGGCTTTCGGCCGTGATGACGGCCTTGTTCGCGCGCGAACAGGGTTTCGGCGGACAGCGGGTCGAACTCGCCCAGCGCGAGGGCCTGATGCAATATGACGGCGAGTGGCTGCTGGAGGCGATAGACAAAGGCGTCAACCCGCTGCCGCAGGGCAATTCTATCGCCGATGCCGCGCCGCATGACGCGTTCCGCACGCAGGGCGACGAGAACCAATGGATCGCCATCGCCGCCTTCGACGAAAAGCAATGGCATTCTCTGGTCACGGTGCTGGGCGCGACATCGCTGCTGGACGATCAGCGTTTTGCCTCCAGGGCCGAACGGCTCCTCCACCGGAGCGCGCTGCGCGCGGAACTGGAGAAACACACCATCCAGCACGACAAGCATGAGCTGGCGACGGCTTTGCAACAGGCAAAGGTTCCCGCCGCACCGGTCTGCTCCGGCGAGGATGTCTTCAATGACCCTCATCTGAACGCGACCGGCTTCATCTTCGAGGTCGATCAGCCCGAGGTCGGCATCTACAAATATCACGGCCTGCCTTTCGACTTCGAAACATCGCGGAACGCGAAATGGAAGCCGTCTCCCCTGCTCGGGCAGCACAACGAGCTTTTGCTGAAGCGGCTGCGGCCGGCGAGAAAGGCTGGTGATGGGCAGGCCTCGGCACAAGATCGAGAGAGCGCAGCACAGGAAGCCATGCAGTGA
- a CDS encoding ABC transporter ATP-binding protein, with protein MIVADNLHKSYDNKSAILRDVSFNVHSGEVYTLLGPSGCGKTTSLRSVAGLDNPDRGRIVLGDKVVFSDRENINVSPDRRNLGMVFQSYAVWPHMTVSGNVTYPLLGRGLTSTEIRRRVGVALETVGLSEFWDRPAPNLSGGQQQRVALARAIVGESEILLLDEPLSNLDAKLREQMREELTSLQRKLRRTMIYVTHDQHEALALSDRIGLMRKGLIVEEGRPETIYQSPRHPFTAEFLGSANFIPCVAAGSHKDGDMIDVDTPFGKFRATVRAGETAEGRLFFRQHNARISAGAAPASNAGTATVTQVSFLGETRQILAMRDNIALRFEVPASFSIGPDAEITFTVDPGSCIAFLPVTK; from the coding sequence ATGATAGTGGCTGATAATTTGCACAAGAGCTACGACAACAAATCCGCAATTCTGCGCGATGTCAGCTTCAATGTGCATTCCGGCGAGGTCTATACGCTGCTCGGACCGAGCGGTTGCGGAAAGACCACGTCGCTGCGTTCCGTTGCCGGCCTGGACAATCCTGACCGGGGTCGGATCGTACTGGGCGACAAGGTGGTATTCTCGGATCGTGAGAACATCAATGTCTCACCCGACCGGCGAAACCTGGGCATGGTGTTCCAGTCATATGCGGTGTGGCCGCATATGACGGTGTCGGGAAACGTGACCTATCCGCTGCTGGGGCGCGGCCTTACGTCAACCGAGATACGCAGAAGGGTGGGCGTTGCGCTAGAAACGGTCGGCTTGTCCGAGTTCTGGGACAGGCCCGCGCCAAATCTCAGCGGCGGCCAGCAGCAGCGCGTGGCGCTCGCCCGCGCCATCGTCGGCGAGTCAGAAATTCTTCTGCTCGACGAGCCGCTGTCGAACCTCGACGCCAAGCTCCGGGAGCAGATGCGGGAGGAACTGACCTCGCTCCAGCGCAAGCTGCGCCGGACCATGATCTACGTCACGCACGACCAGCACGAAGCGCTGGCGCTGTCGGACCGCATAGGTCTGATGCGCAAGGGCTTGATCGTCGAAGAAGGCCGGCCGGAGACGATCTATCAGTCGCCCCGGCATCCGTTCACCGCGGAGTTTCTCGGTTCGGCTAACTTTATTCCTTGTGTCGCGGCGGGCTCGCACAAGGACGGCGACATGATCGACGTCGACACGCCCTTCGGAAAGTTCCGCGCAACCGTGCGGGCGGGTGAGACGGCCGAAGGCAGGCTGTTTTTCCGGCAGCACAATGCGCGCATTTCCGCCGGCGCGGCGCCCGCCAGCAATGCAGGCACGGCAACGGTGACGCAGGTTTCATTCCTGGGTGAAACGAGGCAGATCCTCGCCATGCGCGACAATATCGCCTTGCGCTTCGAGGTCCCCGCATCGTTCAGCATCGGCCCGGATGCCGAGATCACGTTCACGGTGGACCCGGGTTCGTGCATCGCCTTTCTGCCTGTCACCAAATGA